Proteins found in one bacterium genomic segment:
- a CDS encoding LacI family DNA-binding transcriptional regulator, protein MAESTTIRDVARLARVSVSTVSNVLNGRSGRMRPATRRRVDRAIARLRYRPNRAARQLRTGHARTIALVVPSVANPFWGSFAVYVESAARAHGYQVVLCNTDRDRARERAYVAGLWRDGIRDVILGSSLPSLDHIADLMARGLTVVALGLPSHGDAVVPAASISVDNRHGSLLATRHLLGQGHRRIAFISDLARFTSRVERYRGYRDALVHAGLAMDPALVWRRGADTMSRDAEGAEVGQIGIRHLLKAPSPPTAVVAANDLCAFGVLAAARELGLIVPRDLSVVGFDDIDLARLANPPLTTVRQPADELARIAVDEVLRAAAQRPAQEPATLVVRPRLMVRASTAPPRASSARRGAFTAALRTARRSRAGDARLLAGRVGEEVVGVRRRSARMLVHESGANVARLRATRRRGDDGQAQG, encoded by the coding sequence CTGGCCGAGTCCACGACGATCCGAGACGTCGCCCGGCTTGCCCGAGTGTCCGTGAGCACCGTCTCCAACGTGCTGAATGGTCGCTCCGGGCGCATGCGGCCCGCGACGCGCCGCCGGGTGGACCGTGCCATCGCGCGTCTCCGTTACCGTCCCAACCGGGCCGCCCGCCAGCTCCGCACCGGCCACGCCCGGACGATCGCGCTCGTCGTTCCCTCGGTGGCCAACCCGTTTTGGGGGAGCTTCGCCGTGTACGTGGAAAGCGCGGCGAGGGCCCACGGCTACCAGGTCGTGCTCTGCAACACGGACCGGGATCGGGCCCGCGAGCGTGCCTACGTCGCGGGACTGTGGCGTGACGGCATCAGGGACGTCATTCTCGGCTCCTCCCTCCCGTCCCTCGATCACATCGCCGACCTCATGGCCCGGGGTCTCACCGTCGTCGCCCTCGGACTCCCATCCCACGGGGACGCCGTCGTCCCCGCGGCCAGCATCAGCGTGGACAACCGCCACGGGAGCCTGCTCGCGACCCGGCATCTCCTCGGGCAGGGACATCGCCGCATCGCCTTCATCTCCGACCTCGCCCGGTTTACAAGCCGCGTCGAACGGTACCGGGGGTACCGTGACGCGTTGGTCCACGCCGGCCTTGCGATGGACCCGGCGCTCGTGTGGCGGCGAGGCGCCGACACCATGTCCCGCGACGCGGAGGGCGCCGAGGTCGGCCAGATAGGCATCCGGCATCTGCTTAAGGCCCCGAGTCCTCCCACCGCCGTCGTCGCCGCGAATGACCTCTGCGCGTTTGGCGTCCTGGCCGCGGCGAGGGAACTCGGGCTCATCGTCCCCCGGGACCTCTCGGTTGTGGGGTTCGACGACATCGACCTCGCCCGGCTCGCCAATCCCCCGCTGACGACGGTCCGCCAACCCGCGGACGAATTGGCTCGGATCGCGGTGGACGAGGTCCTGCGGGCCGCGGCGCAACGTCCGGCGCAGGAGCCCGCGACGCTGGTGGTGCGGCCGCGCCTCATGGTGCGGGCGTCGACGGCGCCTCCGCGCGCCTCGTCCGCGCGGCGGGGAGCGTTCACCGCGGCGCTGCGAACGGCGCGCCGGTCGCGCGCGGGTGACGCGAGGCTGCTCGCCGGCAGGGTGGGGGAGGAGGTGGTCGGAGTCCGGCGGCGCAGTGCAAGGATGCTCGTGCACGAGAGTGGAGCCAACGTCGCGCGCCTACGCGCGACCCGAAGGAGGGGAGACGATGGACAAGCCCAGGGGTAG
- a CDS encoding branched-chain amino acid ABC transporter permease, whose translation MTAVVAQALVNGLLIGGIYALVSIGVTLIFGVVKIVNFAHGEFVMIGMYISYWLAVRFAVDPLASLLVSMPVLFVAGVLLQRTLIRRVLGLGDMPQIFLTFALSLLLMNLALLLFTADYRTVHTSYTESAIRIGPLYVGVARLTAFVLAMLLSAALEVFLRATDLGKAMRAAAQNRDVAMLMGVNPDQVFGVAVGLALALAGAAGSLLLPFYAVYPTVGQVFVLMAFVAVVLGTLGNVTGALIAGLMMGMAESLGIQFIGADSGLIVVFAVLLLTLTVRPSGLFGGRIR comes from the coding sequence ATGACGGCGGTCGTCGCTCAGGCCCTGGTGAACGGCCTGCTCATCGGCGGCATTTACGCGCTCGTGAGCATCGGGGTCACGCTGATCTTCGGCGTGGTGAAGATCGTCAACTTCGCCCACGGCGAGTTCGTGATGATCGGCATGTACATCAGCTACTGGCTCGCCGTCCGCTTCGCCGTGGACCCCCTCGCGTCGCTGCTCGTGTCCATGCCGGTGCTGTTCGTCGCCGGCGTGCTGCTGCAGCGAACGCTGATCCGGCGCGTGCTCGGCCTCGGCGACATGCCCCAGATCTTCCTGACGTTTGCGCTCTCGCTGCTGCTCATGAACCTGGCGCTCCTGTTGTTCACGGCCGACTACCGGACGGTGCACACGAGCTACACGGAGTCGGCCATCCGCATCGGGCCGCTGTACGTCGGGGTGGCGCGGCTCACGGCGTTCGTGCTCGCGATGCTGCTCAGTGCGGCGCTGGAGGTGTTCCTGCGCGCCACCGACCTCGGCAAAGCGATGCGGGCGGCGGCGCAGAACCGGGACGTGGCGATGCTGATGGGCGTCAACCCCGATCAGGTCTTCGGCGTCGCCGTGGGGCTCGCGCTCGCGCTCGCCGGCGCCGCCGGCTCGCTCCTGTTGCCGTTCTATGCCGTCTACCCGACGGTCGGCCAGGTGTTTGTGCTCATGGCGTTCGTGGCCGTCGTCCTCGGGACGCTGGGCAACGTGACGGGCGCCCTCATCGCGGGCCTGATGATGGGGATGGCCGAGTCGCTGGGCATCCAGTTCATCGGGGCGGACTCCGGGCTGATCGTGGTATTCGCCGTCCTGCTGTTGACGCTGACGGTCAGGCCGAGCGGACTGTTCGGGGGGCGGATCCGATAG
- a CDS encoding branched-chain amino acid ABC transporter permease, which translates to MADPFAIDIFIRVLLFAFIGVAWNLLGGYAKQLSLGHAAYFGLGAYTSTIVLIRFGVSPWIGIAAGGVVAMLASLPIGALCFRLRGPYFAIATIGTAQTLMLLFLKFRNFAWGAEGTTIPNQGNSPWMMQFDAKAAYYYIALGLLALGLAVTYWIERSWMGYYLVAVGEDQDAAEAVGVNVPRIKRDIYLISAFLTGLAGTFYVQYIYFIDPNTAFSFNVSVEAALVSIVGGIGTLWGPVIGTALLEPTSALMQSWLGGARGGVQLTLYAVILMAVILWRPTGLLGVLTDVYDRVVRTVTNAAPGGAAGERKGAPLNG; encoded by the coding sequence GTGGCCGATCCCTTCGCCATCGACATCTTCATCAGAGTGCTGCTCTTCGCGTTCATCGGGGTGGCGTGGAACCTGCTGGGGGGGTACGCCAAACAGCTGTCCCTGGGCCACGCCGCGTATTTCGGCCTCGGCGCCTACACCTCGACGATCGTGCTCATTCGCTTCGGCGTATCGCCGTGGATCGGCATCGCCGCCGGCGGCGTCGTGGCGATGCTCGCCAGTCTGCCGATCGGAGCGCTGTGCTTTCGCCTGCGCGGGCCCTACTTTGCCATCGCCACGATCGGGACGGCGCAGACCTTGATGCTCCTGTTTCTGAAGTTCCGCAACTTCGCGTGGGGCGCGGAAGGCACCACGATCCCGAACCAGGGCAACTCGCCGTGGATGATGCAGTTCGATGCCAAGGCGGCATACTATTACATCGCCCTCGGCCTGCTGGCACTCGGGCTCGCCGTCACCTACTGGATCGAGCGCTCTTGGATGGGATACTACCTGGTCGCGGTCGGCGAGGACCAGGACGCGGCCGAAGCCGTGGGCGTCAACGTCCCGCGGATCAAGCGGGACATCTACCTGATCAGCGCGTTCCTCACCGGGCTCGCCGGGACGTTCTACGTCCAGTACATCTACTTTATCGATCCCAACACGGCCTTCAGCTTCAACGTGTCCGTGGAGGCGGCGCTCGTGTCGATCGTCGGCGGGATCGGCACGTTGTGGGGTCCCGTTATCGGCACGGCGCTGCTCGAGCCGACCTCCGCGCTGATGCAGAGCTGGCTCGGCGGCGCGCGCGGCGGCGTGCAGCTGACCCTCTACGCGGTCATCCTGATGGCCGTCATCCTGTGGCGGCCGACGGGCCTGCTCGGAGTGCTGACGGATGTCTACGATCGGGTGGTCCGAACCGTCACGAACGCCGCGCCGGGCGGGGCGGCCGGCGAGCGAAAGGGCGCGCCGCTCAATGGGTGA
- a CDS encoding ABC transporter substrate-binding protein: MDKPRGRSSHRQYTRRGFLTTVARGTVAAGAVSGFGAAVLRSEAAPADVNIGGLYPVTGGLGQIGQGCVNAAKLAVQMVNGRGGIRALGGAKLNLILSDVQSDTTVTRTETERLITQHKLSAIHGCYASALTLIASEVAERAKVPLITGSSSDQLNQGGRRYTFTPFSRASQFAKAQLQMSRLISDKPKVAVVFENTAFGTSTSKGLQDQAAGEGVDIVMFEPYSAGFTDASPLVNKVKASGATTLFAVSYLNDLILIVRTMKQMGVGIPINGGSGGFVQPEFYKGVGKDAEGLLGVAHWNHDINADARTVNTAYQKQYGEFIFEYAGGLVAQTFMLADALERAASTDPRKVRDALAALDVSKGYAAMAPGGKVKFDPATGKNVYGHPVGVQWQKGDLVTVFPKDEARASLMKP; this comes from the coding sequence ATGGACAAGCCCAGGGGTAGGAGTTCGCACAGGCAGTACACCCGCAGAGGCTTTCTCACCACGGTCGCGCGCGGCACCGTCGCCGCCGGCGCGGTCTCCGGATTCGGCGCCGCGGTCCTGAGGTCGGAGGCCGCGCCCGCCGACGTCAACATCGGGGGGCTCTATCCGGTAACCGGTGGTCTCGGGCAAATCGGGCAGGGCTGTGTCAACGCCGCCAAGCTCGCGGTCCAGATGGTGAACGGCCGGGGCGGCATTCGGGCGCTCGGCGGCGCCAAATTGAACCTCATCCTCTCCGATGTGCAGAGCGACACCACGGTCACCCGCACGGAGACGGAGCGGTTGATTACCCAGCACAAGCTCTCTGCGATCCACGGGTGCTACGCGAGCGCGTTGACCCTGATTGCCAGCGAAGTGGCCGAGCGGGCGAAGGTGCCGCTCATCACCGGCTCGAGCTCCGACCAACTCAACCAGGGCGGCCGCAGGTACACGTTCACGCCATTTTCCCGAGCCTCCCAGTTCGCGAAAGCACAGCTGCAGATGAGCCGGCTGATCAGCGACAAGCCGAAGGTGGCGGTGGTGTTCGAGAACACGGCGTTCGGGACGTCGACCTCCAAGGGCCTCCAGGATCAGGCGGCCGGCGAAGGCGTCGACATCGTCATGTTCGAACCGTATTCCGCGGGCTTCACCGACGCCAGCCCGCTCGTCAACAAGGTCAAGGCTTCCGGCGCCACCACGCTGTTCGCCGTGTCCTACCTCAACGACCTGATTCTGATCGTCCGCACGATGAAGCAGATGGGCGTCGGCATCCCGATCAACGGCGGCTCGGGAGGGTTTGTCCAGCCCGAGTTCTACAAGGGCGTGGGCAAGGACGCGGAGGGACTGCTCGGGGTGGCGCACTGGAACCACGACATCAACGCCGACGCGAGAACCGTGAACACGGCCTATCAGAAGCAGTACGGGGAGTTCATCTTCGAGTACGCCGGCGGGCTGGTTGCCCAAACGTTCATGCTCGCCGACGCGTTGGAACGGGCGGCGTCGACCGACCCGCGCAAGGTCCGGGACGCGCTGGCCGCCCTCGACGTTTCGAAGGGGTACGCCGCGATGGCGCCGGGCGGGAAGGTCAAGTTCGACCCGGCCACCGGCAAGAACGTCTACGGCCATCCGGTGGGCGTCCAGTGGCAGAAAGGCGACCTGGTGACGGTGTTCCCGAAGGACGAGGCTCGGGCGTCGCTGATGAAACCTTAG
- a CDS encoding ABC transporter ATP-binding protein codes for MGESLVVRGLSKRFGGLRAVQDLSFSVPEGHTVALIGPNGAGKTTSFNLITGYYRPDAGSILAFGRELAGLRPYDVCAHGVARTFQVVRPFGKMTVLANVMTGAFLRHKRVHVARRRARDAIDFVGLSAKEGVLACDLTAIDQRRLELARALVTEPRLLLLDEVMAGLNPTEIDQAVALVEQLSRRGLTIVIVEHVMRAIMAVARHIVVLDHGRKIAEGGPADIARDPEVIRAYLGSSYVHV; via the coding sequence ATGGGTGAGTCCCTGGTCGTTCGCGGTCTCAGCAAGCGATTCGGCGGGCTGCGGGCTGTTCAGGACCTGTCCTTTTCGGTGCCGGAAGGGCACACGGTGGCCCTGATCGGACCCAACGGGGCGGGCAAGACCACCAGTTTCAACCTGATCACCGGGTATTATCGTCCTGATGCGGGCTCGATCCTGGCGTTCGGCCGGGAACTCGCCGGCCTGCGCCCGTACGACGTGTGTGCGCACGGGGTGGCCCGCACCTTCCAGGTGGTTCGGCCCTTCGGCAAAATGACGGTGCTGGCAAACGTGATGACCGGGGCGTTCCTGCGCCACAAGAGGGTGCACGTCGCGCGCCGGCGGGCCCGCGATGCCATCGACTTCGTGGGGTTGTCGGCCAAGGAGGGGGTCCTGGCGTGCGATCTCACCGCCATCGACCAGCGGCGGCTCGAGCTGGCCCGGGCGCTCGTGACCGAACCGCGCCTGCTGCTGCTCGACGAGGTCATGGCCGGGCTGAACCCGACGGAGATCGATCAGGCCGTCGCGCTCGTGGAGCAACTGTCCCGGCGCGGTCTGACCATTGTGATCGTGGAGCACGTGATGCGCGCCATCATGGCCGTGGCGCGGCACATCGTGGTGCTGGACCACGGACGGAAGATCGCGGAGGGAGGTCCGGCCGACATCGCGCGGGACCCCGAGGTCATCCGGGCCTACCTGGGGAGCAGCTACGTGCATGTGTGA
- a CDS encoding ABC transporter ATP-binding protein, whose translation MLALAGVSAAYGAVTAVTDVNITVGEGEAVGLLGANGAGKSTTLRAISGLLRLRTGTITFDGTNIADLPPYRVAELGIAHVPEGRQVFPEMTVQENLEIGAYIPRARRARRRTLDQVFGIFPVLAERRRQVAGTMSGGEQQMLAVGRGLMLQPRLLMLDEPSLGLAPVVTDAAFDAIQKIHAMGMAMLLVEQNAARALTLVQRAYVFESGRVVMHGTAVELANNTQVRTAYLGIDAAPR comes from the coding sequence GTGCTAGCGCTCGCCGGCGTGAGCGCGGCCTACGGGGCCGTCACCGCCGTGACCGACGTGAACATCACCGTCGGCGAGGGAGAGGCCGTCGGCCTGCTGGGCGCCAACGGGGCCGGCAAGAGCACCACGCTGCGCGCGATCTCCGGGTTGCTGCGTCTTCGCACCGGGACAATCACGTTTGACGGCACGAACATCGCAGACCTGCCTCCGTACCGGGTCGCCGAGCTGGGGATCGCCCACGTGCCCGAAGGCCGCCAGGTGTTCCCCGAGATGACCGTGCAGGAGAACTTGGAGATCGGCGCCTACATCCCGCGGGCCAGGCGTGCGCGCCGTCGGACCCTGGACCAGGTCTTCGGCATCTTTCCGGTGCTGGCCGAGCGCCGGCGGCAGGTGGCCGGCACGATGAGCGGGGGCGAACAGCAGATGCTGGCCGTCGGCCGCGGGCTCATGCTGCAGCCGCGGCTCCTTATGCTCGACGAGCCGTCGCTGGGGCTCGCGCCGGTCGTGACCGATGCCGCCTTCGACGCGATCCAGAAGATCCATGCCATGGGCATGGCGATGCTCCTGGTCGAACAGAACGCGGCCCGCGCGCTGACCCTGGTGCAGCGCGCCTACGTGTTCGAGAGCGGCCGGGTGGTGATGCACGGCACCGCCGTCGAGCTGGCCAACAACACGCAGGTGCGGACGGCCTACCTCGGCATCGACGCGGCGCCCCGCTAG
- the argC gene encoding N-acetyl-gamma-glutamyl-phosphate reductase, whose product MAVRVSVIGASGYGGAEAVRLLATHPDVRLTHLTAETHKGRPFSDLYPNLRGFVDLVTEEANAAAIAPDSDVVIVSLPSGKAMAQVPELLERGVRVIDVAADFRLRDPAEYPVWYKFEHRAPRYLAEAVYGLTELHRGEIPAARLVADPGCYPAAALLALAPFLKPGLIARDGIVINAVSGVSGAGRGGAAGGYGYSETNEDLRPYSVATHNHTAEIEQELSTQAGGPVAVTFVPHLAPMTRGILVTAYARLARPVDGAAVQARLRDAYAGEPFVRVLPDGALPQTKATLGSNFCDVAVRVDARTDTLVAMAAIDNLGKGAAGQAVQNLNVMCGLPEDTGLRTPGVYP is encoded by the coding sequence ATGGCGGTCCGGGTCAGTGTGATCGGAGCATCGGGCTACGGCGGGGCGGAGGCGGTGCGCCTGCTCGCCACCCATCCCGACGTCCGTCTGACGCACCTGACGGCCGAGACCCACAAGGGCCGGCCCTTCTCCGACCTCTACCCCAACCTGCGCGGCTTCGTGGATCTCGTCACCGAGGAGGCGAACGCGGCCGCGATCGCGCCCGACTCGGACGTGGTGATCGTGTCGCTTCCGAGCGGGAAGGCCATGGCGCAGGTGCCGGAGCTGCTCGAGCGCGGTGTGCGGGTGATCGACGTGGCCGCCGACTTCCGCCTGCGCGACCCCGCCGAGTATCCGGTATGGTACAAATTCGAGCACCGGGCTCCCCGGTATCTGGCCGAGGCGGTATACGGGCTGACCGAGCTGCACCGCGGCGAGATTCCGGCGGCGCGCCTCGTCGCCGACCCGGGATGCTACCCGGCGGCGGCGCTGCTCGCGCTGGCGCCGTTTCTCAAGCCGGGCCTGATCGCCCGGGACGGCATCGTGATCAACGCGGTCTCCGGCGTCTCGGGCGCCGGCCGGGGCGGAGCCGCGGGCGGCTACGGGTACTCGGAGACGAACGAGGATCTGCGCCCGTACTCGGTGGCCACGCACAATCACACCGCGGAGATCGAACAGGAGCTCTCGACCCAGGCGGGCGGCCCGGTTGCCGTGACCTTCGTTCCGCACCTCGCCCCGATGACCCGCGGAATTCTCGTGACCGCGTACGCGCGGCTCGCGCGTCCGGTGGATGGGGCCGCGGTCCAGGCGCGGCTGCGCGACGCCTACGCGGGTGAGCCGTTCGTGCGGGTGCTGCCGGACGGCGCCCTGCCCCAGACCAAGGCGACCCTCGGCAGCAACTTCTGCGATGTCGCGGTGCGCGTCGACGCCCGCACCGACACGCTCGTGGCGATGGCCGCGATCGACAACCTGGGGAAGGGCGCGGCCGGCCAGGCGGTCCAGAACCTGAACGTCATGTGCGGACTGCCGGAGGATACGGGGCTCCGGACGCCCGGCGTGTACCCGTAG
- the carB gene encoding carbamoyl-phosphate synthase large subunit yields MPGGIRKVLVVGSGPITIGQAAEFDYSGSQACRALSEEGVEVILINSNPATIMTDVETADRVYIEPLTVEFVARVIERERPQGLLATLGGQTGLNLAVALAEGGVLDEYGVRLLGTPLEAIRQAEDRELFKEAMQRFGEPVPESVVAHTVEEARAFAAQIGYPVVIRPAYTLGGTGGGIASDARMLEEIAARGLAVSRIHQVLVERSVAGWKEIEYEVMRDRLDTCITVCNMENLDPMGVHTGDSIVIAPSQTLSDREYQMLRSASLRIIRGLGIEGGCNIQFALDPASARYYVIEVNPRVSRSSALASKATGYPIARVAAKIALGRTLDEIRNAVTGQTYACFEPALDYAVVKIPRWPFDKFPYVDRRLGTQMQSTGEAMAIGRTVEEALLKALRSLDQGIDGLVYEPAAGWTREALRQRIAEPCDERVFAIAEALRRGMLPQEIADLSRIDLFFVNKIANVVAMLEGLRARRDPETLRAAKRLGLSDPSIARVWETTPDAVRRTRLAAGIRPVYKVVDTCAGEFPAVTPYFYSTYAFEDEVPASSRRRIVVLGSGPIRIGQGIEFDYSSVHAVRALRDEGLDAVLINNNPETVSTDFDVASRLYVEPLTVEDVLHVIEREQADAVIVQVGGQTGLNLAGALAAHGVRVLGTPVDSLDASEDRGRFDALLRRLGIAHPAGGAVRSLDEGLAAAARLGFPLLVRPSYVLGGRGMEIVMTREELTHYLASAFAADRDHPVLTDVYVEGTEVEVDAISDGDAVFLPGVMEHIERAGVHSGDSIAVFPAQHLTPEETEQLVAATVAIARALDVRGFLNIQFVVKDGRVYVLEANLRSSRTIPFVSKASGAPLVRLAVHVMLGHRLADLGYPGVTRLPAPSRVSVKAPVFSSEKMAQLDVLLGPEMTSTGEVMGQNSSLPGALYRALVGAGIEMSEQRALLASVADRDKADAVGLVRRFADLGFTVYATDDTAKYLAEHGVHAIHVSKNGDSETALRLVHERAVSLVLNTPTRGRTPGRAGFALRRAAFERHLPCFTSLDTAAAFLDVLTAIRAGEIPAPHAAMEVSPL; encoded by the coding sequence ATGCCCGGCGGCATCCGTAAGGTCCTCGTCGTCGGCTCCGGCCCGATCACGATCGGGCAGGCCGCCGAGTTCGACTACTCCGGAAGCCAGGCGTGCCGGGCGCTCTCGGAGGAAGGCGTCGAGGTCATCCTGATCAACAGCAACCCGGCGACGATCATGACCGACGTGGAGACGGCCGACCGGGTCTACATCGAGCCGCTCACGGTCGAGTTTGTCGCGCGGGTCATCGAGCGGGAGCGCCCGCAGGGCCTGCTGGCCACGTTGGGCGGCCAGACCGGCCTCAATCTCGCGGTGGCGCTCGCCGAGGGCGGCGTGCTCGACGAGTACGGCGTGCGGCTCCTCGGGACGCCGCTTGAGGCGATTCGCCAGGCCGAGGACCGCGAGCTGTTCAAGGAGGCGATGCAGCGGTTCGGCGAGCCGGTGCCGGAGAGCGTCGTCGCCCACACCGTGGAGGAGGCGCGCGCGTTCGCCGCCCAGATCGGCTACCCCGTGGTGATCCGGCCGGCGTATACCCTCGGGGGCACCGGCGGCGGGATCGCGTCCGACGCGCGCATGCTGGAGGAGATCGCGGCGCGCGGCCTCGCCGTGAGCCGCATCCATCAGGTGCTCGTCGAACGGTCGGTCGCCGGGTGGAAGGAAATCGAGTACGAGGTGATGCGCGACCGGCTGGACACCTGCATCACCGTCTGCAACATGGAAAACCTCGATCCGATGGGCGTGCACACCGGGGACAGCATCGTGATCGCGCCGAGCCAGACCCTGAGCGATCGCGAGTACCAGATGCTGCGCAGCGCCAGCCTGCGCATCATCCGCGGCCTGGGCATCGAGGGCGGCTGCAACATCCAGTTCGCGCTCGATCCGGCGAGCGCGCGGTACTACGTCATCGAAGTCAACCCGCGGGTCAGCCGCTCGAGCGCCCTGGCCAGCAAGGCGACCGGCTACCCGATCGCCCGCGTCGCGGCGAAGATCGCGCTCGGGCGCACCCTCGACGAGATCCGCAACGCCGTGACCGGGCAGACCTACGCCTGCTTCGAGCCGGCGCTCGACTACGCCGTGGTGAAGATTCCGCGCTGGCCGTTCGACAAGTTCCCGTACGTGGACCGCCGGCTCGGCACGCAGATGCAGTCGACCGGCGAGGCGATGGCCATCGGCCGCACGGTGGAAGAGGCGCTCCTCAAGGCCCTGCGGTCGCTCGACCAGGGGATCGACGGGCTGGTGTACGAGCCGGCCGCGGGCTGGACGCGCGAGGCGCTGCGGCAGCGGATCGCGGAGCCCTGCGACGAGCGGGTGTTCGCGATCGCCGAGGCGCTGCGCCGCGGCATGCTGCCGCAGGAGATCGCCGATCTGTCGCGTATCGACCTGTTCTTCGTCAACAAGATCGCCAACGTCGTGGCGATGCTGGAGGGCCTGCGCGCCCGCCGCGATCCCGAGACGCTGCGGGCGGCGAAGCGGCTCGGCCTGTCCGACCCGTCGATCGCGCGGGTATGGGAGACGACGCCGGACGCCGTCCGCCGGACGCGCCTCGCGGCCGGTATCCGGCCGGTGTACAAGGTCGTGGACACCTGCGCCGGCGAGTTTCCGGCCGTGACGCCGTACTTCTATTCGACGTACGCGTTCGAAGACGAAGTCCCCGCGAGCTCGCGGCGCCGGATCGTCGTGCTGGGGTCCGGGCCGATCCGCATCGGCCAGGGCATCGAGTTCGATTATTCGAGCGTGCACGCCGTCCGTGCGCTCCGCGACGAGGGCCTCGACGCCGTGCTGATCAACAACAACCCCGAGACGGTCAGCACGGATTTCGACGTGGCCAGCCGTCTGTACGTCGAGCCGCTCACCGTGGAGGACGTCCTCCATGTGATCGAGCGCGAGCAGGCCGACGCGGTGATCGTCCAGGTGGGCGGCCAGACGGGCCTCAATCTCGCCGGTGCCCTCGCCGCGCACGGCGTGCGCGTGCTCGGCACGCCGGTGGACTCGCTCGACGCCTCCGAGGACCGCGGCAGGTTCGACGCGCTGCTCCGGCGGCTCGGGATCGCGCATCCGGCCGGCGGCGCGGTGCGGTCGCTCGACGAGGGCCTGGCGGCCGCGGCGCGGCTCGGGTTCCCACTGCTCGTGCGGCCGTCCTACGTGCTCGGGGGCCGCGGCATGGAGATCGTGATGACGCGGGAGGAGCTCACGCACTATCTCGCGTCGGCGTTCGCCGCGGATCGGGACCACCCGGTGCTCACCGACGTGTATGTCGAAGGCACCGAAGTGGAAGTGGACGCGATCAGCGACGGGGACGCCGTGTTTCTCCCCGGCGTGATGGAGCACATCGAGCGGGCCGGCGTGCATTCCGGCGACAGCATCGCCGTGTTCCCGGCCCAGCACCTCACCCCCGAGGAGACGGAGCAGCTCGTCGCGGCGACGGTGGCGATCGCCCGGGCGCTCGACGTCCGGGGCTTCCTCAACATTCAGTTCGTGGTGAAGGACGGCCGGGTCTACGTCCTCGAGGCGAACCTCCGGAGCAGCCGGACGATCCCGTTCGTGAGCAAGGCGTCCGGCGCGCCGCTCGTCCGGCTCGCCGTTCACGTGATGCTCGGTCATCGTCTCGCCGATCTCGGCTACCCGGGTGTGACCCGGCTGCCGGCCCCGTCGCGCGTCTCCGTCAAGGCGCCGGTGTTCAGCAGCGAGAAGATGGCGCAACTCGACGTGCTCTTGGGTCCGGAGATGACCTCCACCGGCGAGGTGATGGGGCAGAACAGCAGCCTGCCGGGGGCCCTGTATCGCGCCCTCGTCGGGGCCGGCATCGAGATGTCGGAGCAGCGGGCGCTCCTGGCCAGCGTTGCCGACCGGGACAAGGCCGACGCGGTCGGCCTGGTCCGGCGGTTCGCCGACCTCGGCTTCACCGTCTACGCCACCGACGACACCGCGAAGTACCTCGCCGAGCACGGGGTGCACGCGATTCACGTGAGCAAGAACGGCGACTCCGAGACCGCGCTGCGGCTGGTGCACGAGCGCGCGGTCAGCCTGGTGCTCAACACGCCCACGCGCGGGCGGACGCCCGGGCGGGCCGGATTCGCGCTCCGCCGCGCGGCGTTCGAGCGGCACCTGCCGTGCTTCACCTCGCTCGACACGGCGGCGGCCTTCCTCGACGTCCTCACCGCGATCCGGGCCGGGGAGATCCCGGCCCCGCACGCGGCGATGGAGGTCTCGCCCCTCTAG